A window of Myxococcales bacterium genomic DNA:
CTCGATGAACGTGCGGCCCACGTAGTGCGAGCGAATGAGCCCCATCTCGAAGGGCAAGCCGAGCGCGGCCGCGAAGCCAACGGCCGACGGAACGCCAGAGTCGGGAACGGGGATGACGACGTCGGCTTCCACGGGGTGCTCTTTCGCGAGCTGCTCCCCCAGTGACTTGCGCACGCCGTAGACGCTGCGCCCCCCGAGCGACGAGTCGGGGCGTGCGAAATACACGTACTCGAAGATGCACATGCGACGGGGCGCATCGCCGGGGAGCCTGAGGGAGCGCACGCCGGCGGGGTCGACGACGAGAATTTCGCCCGGCTCGATGTCGCGGACGTATTCGGCGCCGATGAGCTCAAAGCTCGTGGGTTCGCTGGCGACGACGTGAGCGTCCTTCTTGCCCGGAAGGATGCCCAAGCAGAGCGGCCGAATGCCCATCGGGTCGCGCACGGCGATCATCGACTCTTCTGACATGAAGAGGAGCGAGTAGGCGCCTTGAACGCGCAAGAGAGCCTCCACGACGCGCTCCTCGATGAGCGGTCGCGTCGAGCGCGCCACGAGGTGCACGAGGACCTCCGTGTCCGTCGACGACTGGAAGATGCTCCCCTTCTCTTCCAGCTCGGAGCGGAGCTCGTGGGCGTTGGTCAGGTTGCCGTTGTGACAAACGGCGAGCGATCCGCGCGCGTAGTCGACGGCGAAGGGCTGAGCGTTTCTCAGGTGAGACGCGCCCGTCGTCGAGTAACGAACGTGGCCGATGGCCATGTGACCAGGGAGCTGCCCTAGGCTGGTCTCGTCGAAGACGTCTTGAACGAGGCCCATGGCGCGGTGCGCGTAGAGGTGCTGGCCGTCGCTGGTGACGATACCGGCCGACTCTTGCCCGCGATGCTGGAGCGCGTGAAGGCCGAGGTACGCGAGGTTGGCCGCTTCGCCGTGGCCGTAGATGCCGAAGACGCCGCAACCGTCGCGGAAGTGGTCGTCGTCGTCTTGCGTGGCCCGCGCTCCACGATGACCCGGGTCTAGGACGTTCAGCACGGGCGCGATGGTAGCCCACTTCAGGGCCGAACCAATCGCCTCGCTGCGGTTTCAGCCGCCCTCGGCCGCGTCCTTCGCGTCGGCAGACGCGTCGCCTGGCGCGCCGTCGGTCACGAGCGCGCCGTCGGCGGCGTCCGAGCTGTCCGCTGCGTCCGCCGCGTCGAAGCCGCCGTCGTTGCCGCCACCATCGCCTGCGGCGGCCTCGCTCGGAGCGTCCACGACGGCGTCGCTGGCGCTATCGGTCGTGACCGTCGCGTCGCGGCGGCCAGCGTCGGTTTCTTCGGGCCCCACCCCTCTCGTCTCGAGCGAACACGCACCGGCCCACGCGATGAGTCCGAGGAGTAAGGATACGGTCACGCGCCTCCCGAGGGTCGCCGACAATCGAATCGCCATGAGCGAGAACCCGACCCTTTCAGCCGGAGGGATCGATGAGGCCGCGCACGTTCATGCCCGGCTCGTAGCGCGCGATGGACGCGATGAGGTCGAGGCCCTCGGGCAACATGCCCTGCACTTGCCCAACGACCTGCTCGACGAGGCTTCGGGCCTCTTGCGGGTTCGGACCGACCATCGCGACCACGAAGCGCAGAGGGCCGGTCTTGCCGCCGGTAACGGCGACGAGCGAGAGCAGCAGCATGTCCGTCAGTTCGACGACGCGGGTCGCTGCGCGACGGAGCGCGAGCATCTCGAGGATCGTGGGACGGTCCGAGACCAAGCGGTTCGGACCGCGCAGCTCGTAGCGCGCGAGCGTCAGCGGCGCTTCGACCCAGTCGGCGAATTCGGCCTCCTCGTCGAGGGCCTTCAGGAGCTGTTCGCGGCTGAGGAGCCCCGTCAGGCCGTCACGGCGCGCGAGGTACGCGCGGGCGCGCTTGTGGCCCGGGCTCTCGCGCTGGTACGTCGAGAGCTTGAGACGAAGCTCACCGAGCTGAACCTCACCGCCGTGCATCAGGTTGACCTGCTTGCGCCGTTCGTAGGTGTGGTCGACGTAGGTGCCGTTGGTTGAACCGAGATCTTCGACGACCCAGGTGCCGCTCGACCAGCGGAGCTGCGCGTGCTGACCGCTCACCGTTGCCTCGGGGACAACGCTGTCGTTGTCGTTGCGTCGGCCGATGGTCATCACGGGCTTCTCGAGGACGATGAGCTCACCGACGAAGTCCGGCGCGTTGGTCGCGAACGTCACGAGCAACGCCTGGAGCGCGGGCGTGAACTGGGCCGCGGTGTTGCGGCCCGGCGGCGGCCCCGGGTCGAGGCGCTCTCGCGGAACCTGGATGGGATTCGTCGTGAGCGTGGACGGGTTGAAGAAGCGCAGGTGACGCGCGGGAATGCGCTGCTGCGAATCGTCGAGGAGGCACCGGAAGACCTGCTTCACCTCGTCGAGCGAGAGCCCCGCCGGCACGTCGAACATGATCTGCGCGCGCATGGGCTTGGCGCGGGGCTTGTACCCGGGCTCGGGCACGCGGCACGTCCACATTTCCCAGAGCGTGAGGCCGAGCGCATAGACGTCGTCTTCGGGCGAGGCGCCGCCCGAGCGAATGCGCTCTGGGGCCATGTAGTTGGGCGTCCCGCCG
This region includes:
- a CDS encoding amidophosphoribosyltransferase, which codes for MNVLDPGHRGARATQDDDDHFRDGCGVFGIYGHGEAANLAYLGLHALQHRGQESAGIVTSDGQHLYAHRAMGLVQDVFDETSLGQLPGHMAIGHVRYSTTGASHLRNAQPFAVDYARGSLAVCHNGNLTNAHELRSELEEKGSIFQSSTDTEVLVHLVARSTRPLIEERVVEALLRVQGAYSLLFMSEESMIAVRDPMGIRPLCLGILPGKKDAHVVASEPTSFELIGAEYVRDIEPGEILVVDPAGVRSLRLPGDAPRRMCIFEYVYFARPDSSLGGRSVYGVRKSLGEQLAKEHPVEADVVIPVPDSGVPSAVGFAAALGLPFEMGLIRSHYVGRTFIEPQQSIRHFGVRLKLSPVEAVLRGKRVVVLDDSIVRGTTSRKIVKMIRDAGAREVHLRISSPPTQWPCYYGIDTPTRRELIASSHSVDEIAKYITADSLAYLSLEGMVERAGGSGFCHACFSGDYAVPFSPQAGRRSLRLVSG
- a CDS encoding protein kinase — encoded protein: MIVIDRYEIRQSLGKGGMGEVFLAYDRSTQQQVALKIVREESRMPGDDEALRQELLLARSVSHPNVCRVHDLAPSPWGPILVMEHITGQTLHTHIRKKKAQGGYTSDEFRRIAHDIASGVAAIHAQGLVHGDLKPGNVMVTTEPDGSFGKAIVLDFGFAKERARTSARRPGAPPDGGTPNYMAPERIRSGGASPEDDVYALGLTLWEMWTCRVPEPGYKPRAKPMRAQIMFDVPAGLSLDEVKQVFRCLLDDSQQRIPARHLRFFNPSTLTTNPIQVPRERLDPGPPPGRNTAAQFTPALQALLVTFATNAPDFVGELIVLEKPVMTIGRRNDNDSVVPEATVSGQHAQLRWSSGTWVVEDLGSTNGTYVDHTYERRKQVNLMHGGEVQLGELRLKLSTYQRESPGHKRARAYLARRDGLTGLLSREQLLKALDEEAEFADWVEAPLTLARYELRGPNRLVSDRPTILEMLALRRAATRVVELTDMLLLSLVAVTGGKTGPLRFVVAMVGPNPQEARSLVEQVVGQVQGMLPEGLDLIASIARYEPGMNVRGLIDPSG